The following nucleotide sequence is from Roseivirga sp. BDSF3-8.
GGTCACCGGTACACTCTACGGACCGATACCGGTATAAACCCCAACACCTTTAACGGACTTGGCCGCTACCGGCCCTGAATATTTAACAGCTCATCTAACTAGATCCTTGTCATTAAGAACAAATAAAAGAATGTAATACTCCCCAAAATTGGGACCATCAGTTAAGATGATAATTTTTAGTTACCTTTAACTGATAGTAATGAAAAGAAGTAGGAGAAAATTTTCACCGGCCTTTAAGGCAAAAGTGGCTATAGAAGCCCTTAAAGAGCAACAGACCTTATCTGAGTTAGCTCAGCGTTTCGAAGTTCACCCCAATCAGATCTCGTTGTGGAAACGTGAGTTTCAGGAAAATGCTGATAAGGCTTTTGGAGAGAAAAGCTCAAAGGAGGAGCCTCAGATTAATGTGGATCAGCTTTATCAGCAGATCGGGCAATTACAGGTTGAGAATGACTTTCTAAAAAAAAGGCGGGGGGCCGCCCCCTTGAAGAAAACCGGCCTTTAAAACAGCGATTGGCTCTGGTTGACCCTAGTCACCAGCTCAGCATACGCCATCAGAGTGAGGTTTTAAATATCCCCCGTAGCAGCTTTTATTATAAGCCTGTGGGCGAGTCTATAGAGAATCTGGACTTGATGGAAATCATGGATCGATTGTTTACCGAAGATCCTACCCTGGGTGTTATCGGTATGCAGGATGAGCTACGTGAGCAGGGTTTATTTTATAATGTCAAGCGTATCCGTCGGCTGTTGCGCAAAATGGGCGTAGAACCGATCTATCCGAAACGTAATTTAAGTAAGCTGGGGCAGGCAAAGTATGTCTATCCCTATTTGCTGAAAAACCTGACTGTGAACAGAAGGAACCAGGTTTGGGCTATTGACATAACTTATATTCCCATGGCAAAGGGGTTTATGTACCTGACGGGGATAATCGATGTATATAGCCGCTATATAGTAGGCTGGCAATTATCCAACAGCCTGGACAAAGAAACCCAAACAACCCTTTTGACAGCCTGTATAGAAAAATATGGTAAGCCAGAAATCATTAACTCAGACCAAGGTAGCCAATACACCTGTTCACACTGGGTAGA
It contains:
- a CDS encoding IS3 family transposase yields the protein MALVDPSHQLSIRHQSEVLNIPRSSFYYKPVGESIENLDLMEIMDRLFTEDPTLGVIGMQDELREQGLFYNVKRIRRLLRKMGVEPIYPKRNLSKLGQAKYVYPYLLKNLTVNRRNQVWAIDITYIPMAKGFMYLTGIIDVYSRYIVGWQLSNSLDKETQTTLLTACIEKYGKPEIINSDQGSQYTCSHWVETLKEWRIRVSMDGKGRATDNTFIERFFRTLKYKHVYLHPADDGLTLYKGINKFIEKYNNKRRHQGIGRIKPVELFKQAA
- a CDS encoding transposase yields the protein MKRSRRKFSPAFKAKVAIEALKEQQTLSELAQRFEVHPNQISLWKREFQENADKAFGEKSSKEEPQINVDQLYQQIGQLQVENDFLKKRRGAAPLKKTGL